CACTCAATTTAGAACAATTCCCACAGGAGGACTACGGTCATGGCTGATGTCTCGATGGACTATGGTATCTGCGAGAAAATGGCGAACATTCACGGTGTTTCGTCCGATGTGTTGAAGGGTGTTTCGAAGGCGCTCAAGATCGCCTCGGACATTTTGAAAGCGACTGCGATGTTTGGGATGGTCGGGAATCTGGCGCTTGCCTACTACCTCGACAACATTCGTCCGAAGGTCGATCAACTCGCCGAAGACAATGCCGAATTGAAAAAAGACGTTCTAGGTGCGATTGCCGCGCTGCGTGACGGGGATAACACCGGTTCACAGCGGTTCGTCTAAACCACTAACCTTTATTATTGCGCGGGGCGTCCCACCGGGTTACGCCCCACGTCACAACCAAATACCCCATTATGGGGGCGGTGCAGAACCGCCCTTTTTGTTTTTTACCGTTTGGAGCTTTAGCCCGCAAGAACCGCACACAGCCGAATGCAGCGCCCCTGCCTATGCCGAAAGGCAGCGCAAGGCGCAAGCGCATTGTAGAATCTGTACGACTTGTACCTTAGTCATTTGTCAGGAGAATGTCTAAAAGAACCCCTATCCCCCGTCCCCTTTCCCCGTACACAGGAAAAGGGGCGAAATGCTGCGGGCAAGGGGGTGAGGGTTGTCTCTTTCTGTAGTTACCTTCTTGATGAACTACAAGCAGCGGGTCACGAAGTACGCTTGACCAGATGCTCGGCAATGTACTCGGCATCTTCTGCCACGCCCCAAAATAGGTTCGACTTGGACTTATGCAGCCACATCAGCCCAATGAAGTATAATCCGGGGTGTTCTGTAATTCCCCGCTGGTGGATTGGATAACCAAAGGCATCGAAAATAGGGTACTTGATCCAGCTAAAGTCACAGCGATACCCACCTGCCCATAGGATGGTTCTGATGCCTACCTTATCTAAATCTAGCTCAGTAATTACCTCGGAGTCATAGCGTGTGAGCAAATCCGGGGTAAATTGGTCTTGCACTGCTTGCAGATTGTTCTGATCGATATAGGTATCGACTGCCTTCTTGAACTGCGCTTCTGCTTTATCAGAGACGGCAAGGTTTTCCATTAAATCTCCGGCAATCGCTAATGTTGTTCCATCCGCCCCTTGTAAGTGACCCAAGAGGGTCACACCATCTGATGCAAATCGATGCAGATTCAGGGATCGTCCCCCATCTTTCCCTGTTAACTGAGGATTAGGATCAAAGCGCTTAGACGGTGAAGTGAGGGTGTTCACTGTCTGATCAAACATTCCTAGAGCATTAACCCACCAGAACGCGTCTTTACCACGATAACGGCGTGGAATTCTTCCCACTTTGCTGGTGCAAAGATAGACAGTGCGCCCACTTTTGTAAAGTTCCTCGGCAATCTGGCAGCCAGACTGCCCGCTGCCCACAACCAGGATTGCGCCGTCCGGCAGCGATGTTGGATTGCGGTATTGGCTAGTATGGATTTGGTGAATATGGGATGCAATCTGTGAGGCATAGGCAGGAATACGAGGTTTGGGAAAAGCACCTGTGGCGACCACAACATTTGCTGCTCGGTAGGTGGCTGCATCGGCTTCAATTATGAATTCACCAGCATCATCATGGATACTGGTTACGGTGATACCTGTTCGCACTGGTGGGTTAAACAGACTCGCATACTCCTCAAGGTAGTGTAGAACTCCCTCACGAGTGAGATAGCCATCAGGCTCATCACCTTGATAAGGAAAACCAGGAAGTTGCAACGTCCAATTGGGGCTGACAAGCGTGAATGAATCCCACTTCCCGCTACGCCATGCTTCCCCAATACGATCTTTTTCGAGGATAACATGTGGATGTTTGTGCTGTGTCAGACAGTAGCTAACTGCCAATCCAAATTGCCCTGCTCCTATGATCACAGTGTCGATCTGTTCGGACATCGGTAAAATCCTCGTCGCTATTTTATGGGATACTGGTCACTATGAGGCTACTTTACAATCAACACTAGTTCATAAATCGAACTGGTTAATTGACGGGTTGCCAAGTGTAATACGCGCCCTTCCAAAATGGTTTGAGTGGCTCACTCCCTAATGGACTTCCTTAGCGACGAATTATGCCACTCATCATAGCTCACCACACACCACAGGCAATTCACTTCGAACAAACCTTAAAAGACTTTCATACAGGAGACTACGGCAGTGTGATCACCCACAGCGCCGAATCGTCGGCATTCCAATAGACCACCCTTCCCCCATCAGGAGAAACCGTCCACTGATCATTCAAGACACGAATCCGTTTCACGGCGGGGTTTGTCAGCGCCCGAACAATTCCCGTCGTGACGCTGAATGCCATCAAGACTCCCTGATTTTCCCCTTCATAGGGCAAAAACAAGACGGTTTCGCTGTCCCGCCAGCGGTATGACCCAATAAAGGGAAGTTTCACGGCTGGCGCCCCCCCTCGCGCGGCTATGCCATACACGCCGCTGGCGTTGGCGTCGTCTTGGAAGGGTGCATAAAAGAGCAAGACAGCGCCACCGGGGGCAATCTGCACACTGCGTAAATCGCGGATGGTGATGATCGCTTCCATCTTTTTGGTGGCAAGGGTGAACACGTTCAAGGTGCGCCGGTTCGTGCGCTCTATCGGCTCAATCACCAACAGGCGCTCATCGTCTAACCAGGCTACGCTGCCGCCGTTTTGCGTGCGTAAAAGGGTGCGCCCTTCACCATCAGAACGGCTGATCCACACCTCGGTGAGCGGTGGAATCCCACCGGGAATGTTATCGGCGGGGAAACGCTGCCAGAGCAAGCGGCTGCCCGATGGCGAAAAAGCTGGAATCGCCCCGCCTGTGGCAAGCGGCGTTTCTTGCTTATCGGCAAGGCGGATCATGCTTGTCCGTTCAGTGATGTAGACAAGTTCGAGTGTTCCATCGGGCGAGGTTTGGCGGTAGCGCCCGTCCTTGATTGGGCGTGGTGTGGTGTCCCCTGTCACATTGACGGCGATCAGGTTTGCCAGTTGGCCGTCCACCCCATCGTAGAAGGTTATGGCGGAGCTATCCGCCGTCCACCGCGCATGGGCGCAGCAGCCCCCTTGTGTCACTTGCCGAAAGATGGCAGGGCTTTCGCTGAAGGGTTTGGCATTGAAGGCTGGCGGGGTGTATGGTGAGGGGGCAACACGGGTAAGTGGCGGATTCGGGTAGCGGTATTCGTTCAGCGGCGTTTCGTTGAAATCGACATCGGGCTGATCAAGGAAGGTTTGCCAGCGGCGGGGAAAGAGCAAATCTTGAGTAAACCCGCCAAACCCCTGATAACCCAAATTAGAGAGCGCCACCCAATCTGCTTCAATATAGTTCACCGGATTATGGGCAATCTGATAATTTCCGCTGCGCACCTCAAGGTGGAGATGTGGGCGAGAGACACAGGTGCTGTCAGGATCGCCGGAATAGGCGATCACTTGCCCTTTGCGCACTGCCTGCCCACGAGTGAGATCAGGTTTGGCGTTCAGATGTCCATAGACAGAAGTGATTCCCAGATCACGGTGAAAAATCGTCAGGTTGTGGGGGTCTAAGCCAAAACTGAAATTATCAACCTGATCGACCTCCCCATCGCCAATGGCGACGACGGGTGTTCCGCAAGGCGTCCAGAAATCGATCCCAAAATGGAGGTTGCGCCCGCCAGCGTACCAGTAACGCCCATAATTGAACGCCCCAATCGTGTTTCCATAGGGTTGGCTCAGCAGCCATGTCGTGACCCCTGGCGGGGTGGTAAAAGGTAGGCTGAAGGGTTTCCCCGGCGGGGGCGTTTGCGCCCCACTGGTAAACGATGGCAAGACGAAGACGAGGAGGAGACAGGCGAACCAAAAACGACGAGCCATGCGACGGCAAATCCTTGTTTGTGGATAGCATCGGAAAGTATAGAGGGACGCCCTCCCCATGCAAAATTTCGTAAAGAGCAGAGTGGGGGTAACCCATGTGAGGTGGACGATCAAAAAGAATAACCCCTATAATCGACAATGGACAGAGGGCTAACATAAATACGGGAGTTTTTGATTGTGAGAAATACACTGATCGGTCAGGGCATTGCCGAGTTCATTGGCACATTTATGCTCATTTTTGTTGGGGCGGGGGCAGTGACGGTCTTTTCGAGAGGAGGGATCGATGCAGCCCTCGTTGTTGCGGCGTTAGCACATGGGCTGATCCTGATTGCCATCATCGCCACTTTTGGCAGTATTTCCGGCGCGGCGGTCAATCCGGCGATCACCTTTGGGCTGCTGCTCGGCGGGAAAATCAACGGATTGAAGGCACTTGTTTTTTGGGCAGCGCAGTTTGCCGGGGGTATTTTGGGGGCATTTGTAATCACCCTAGCGATCCCTGACATTGCCCGCGTAAACGGTGTTCAGCAGATTGGGCAAACCGTTCCCACCGCCAATATCACAACGCTCCAAATTCTCCTCATCGAAGGATTATTAACCTTCTTCCTCACCAGCACTGTTTACCAAACGGCAATCTACGGGCGCGGACCCGTCCCGGCAGGGGTTGCCATCGGGTTTACATTGGCAGCGTGTATCCTCCTCGGCGGAGCGATTACTGGCGCTTCGCTCAATCCGGCACGGACACTCGGACCTGGATTGATCAGCGGCGATATGAATCAGATTGGCATTTATCTGGCAGCACAGTTCATTGGTGGCGCAGTGGCGGGTGTGCTGCATGGGTACATCTTTGGTTTTAGCAGCGGGAAGTAACCCGATCCCTTCCATTACGCAGTTGCCCTTAGCCACTCATGTAGAGGGGGTGAGGGCTTGTGTCTAAAGGTCATTTCTTCAGAAGTTTGAGGGGAGGTTGAGGCCGGTGGGAGAAATGACAACGCCCGCTTTCGCGGGCGTCGCCATAAGTGCAGGATACGAAGGATTAGAGGGCGCGAACGATGTTCGAGAACACGTTAGCAATCGCCGGACCCAACAGCGCCAAGATGATGATCACAACGATGGCGACCAACACGAGGATGAGGGCGTATTCGACGAGACCCTGACCTTCTTCACGAGGAAGATACAACATGATGACTACCCCTTTCAAGGATGAACATAAACTGTAGTCAAGGTAAAGAATAACATGGATTTGCAAAAAGCCAAGATCACAAAGATCAAACAGAGCCAGATGTGTAGAAGGTCTAACATTGGCGAATTTTGTAAAGGTTTTTTGATGATTTTCATCACGATTCGTTCAATTCAGCAATAATGCGTAGCCCATCAAGAGTCAGTTGGGGAGCGACGATCTCAATCATCGTCGAATATTTGCTGACGAGCGCAGCCAAACCGCCTGTAGCAACCACCTTTGCCCCTGCGCCAGCGGGAAATGCTGCCCGAATCCGCCGCGTGAGTCCATCAATCATATCGACATAACCGAGGAACAGCCCACTTTGAATGGCATGTGTTGTGTTTCGTCCGATGGCGGAGGGTGGTGGTTCGAGCGTCACTTTGTAGAGTTGGGAGGTTTTGCCCACCAGAGCATCCAGAGCAATGCCAATTCCTGGCGCAATGCTCCCCCCAATATAGCGTCCCTCTGTGAGGACATCAAAGGTGGTTGCTGTCCCAAAATCAATGACAATCACCGATCCACCATAGAGAATGTGCGCCGCCGCCGCATTGACCAAGCGATCCGCACCAACCTGTTCAGGGCTGTCCACATCAACGCCGATTCCTAAGGGGATTTTCACAGTCACCACCAATGGTTCAAGGTGCATGTAGCGTTCTGAAAGTTCGGTGAAGGCAAGCGTCAGTGGTGGGACGACGCTGGCGATTACAACCCGCCGAATATCGGCAAAGGTGAGGTCAGAATCCCGCAAAAAACTGCGGACAAGGGCAGCATATTCATCGGGCATTTTGTTGTGGACGGTGCGCACTCGCCAATCATGTCGCCATGTGCCATCTTGCCACAGCCCCATCGTGACGTTCGTATTCCCAATATCAATAGCAAGAAGGGTTGAGGGGAGGGGCATAGTGACACTCTCGATTGTAAGGTTGAAATGGTTTGGAAAAGTCACTCAAGTGTATCGAATTATTCTAGCAGTCCACCAAAGAGGTAAATAGTAGGTTCACCCAACCCTCTAGCGCCCTCTCCCACAAAGGGGTTGAGGGAGAACGCATCCTCCCTTTTTCCTTGCCTGTGGGGGTAGGAAGATGGGGTTCTTTTAGAAAGTACTGAGGTGCGGTACTACTCTCACTGTCCGCACTTCTTGCCGCTATGCTATGATCGTCCTATGCGTTACCTAACACTCTCTGAAGCCATTTATATCAATGGGCGGGTGCTGGCGAATCCCCAAATTATGAGCGGCAAACAAGGCGTGCGCGATGTGATCTTGCTAGATGCGGCGGTAATGCGTCCAGCATCTAGCGCGTTTGGGGCGGACGCCTACCCCACCCTGCGGGAAAAAGTGGCTGCCCTTTTTCATTCCATCGTGCGCAACCATCCCTTTGCCGATGGCAATAAACGGACGGCAACCGTCGTCTCTATTTTTATGTTTGCGGTGAATGGTGAGCGCATCGTGTGGAATCAAGTTGAGGCGCTGCCTTATATCCTTGCCGCCGCCCAACATCAACGGGAGATCGCTGATCTTGCCGCGTGGTTTCCGCTGACACCCTGTCCACCGGCAGGCGAACCCGATGCCGAGGCAGACATGCGGCATATTGACCAGATTTGCCTTGAACAGGAATGGCTGCTCAATGAACTCCGAGATCGCTGAGACGATTCGCTACCTAAGCGCGGCAGAGGTCGTCGCTATCAATGAGGCGGTGACGGGCGGGGCGGGCTTGCGTGATTTGCGTTTGTTTGATTCGGCACTTCGTCGTCCGGCGCTTGTCTTGTTTGGGGAGGTTCAATTTCCAACGCTCATCGATAAAGCCGCCGCCTATATGGAATCCTTCGCCTACCACCACCTCTTTTTTGATGGGAACAAGCGGACGGCAGTACAAGCAGTAGCGCTTTTTCTTCGTCACAACGGGCGGACGTTTCACTATGAGGCAGGGCGCGATCAGCCTTTTGTGTTAGAGATTGCACAAGGCTGGCACGATAAAGCGGCAATTGCGGCGTGGTTGGCGCAGCGCGTGGACTGATATGGACGGATAAACGATGTGCCGGTTGCTAGGTGAGATATGCCACCACTGCGGCTCGTACCGCCTGATCCATCGCTTCCTCAACAGCAGCGACACGCTCTTTTGAAACGCCCTTCCAGACAAGTCCCATGTCTTCCGCTACTGCCCGTGCCAAGACCTCAGCGCCGACTCCGGCTGCTTTTCCTAAAACCTCAGTTGTGCGGCTGTGTGCGCCGGGTAGAAGCTGCGCAGCAATGGTATCGCGCCAGACGGTTAAATCGACATCGCTCATGAAAGGCAGCCACCCATGTGGTGCGGCATTGCTAAGCGCCTCCTGAGTTCTCTCGGTGAGCGCCACCCGATCTTGTTCGTCAAGGTGGGTCAGCAAGAGATGAAACGCCCACATCGATTCGCTTTGATTACGCCAAATGGTTGGAATGGCATTCACAAAGTGTGGGAATAACATCGTCTCGCACCAGACCTGATCCATGGTCAAATGCCCGACATAGCCAGCGACAAAGGCACGTTGCTGCGGATCGTGGAGCGCCTCCCGTTTTAGCGATGGGTAGCGGGCAAACATGACCTCCACAGGGGGCGGCATCAGCACCGCCGCATACTCGTAGAAATGCGTCTCGGAGCGCCGTATTTGGGA
This genomic interval from Anaerolineales bacterium contains the following:
- a CDS encoding NAD(P)-binding domain-containing protein, whose product is MSEQIDTVIIGAGQFGLAVSYCLTQHKHPHVILEKDRIGEAWRSGKWDSFTLVSPNWTLQLPGFPYQGDEPDGYLTREGVLHYLEEYASLFNPPVRTGITVTSIHDDAGEFIIEADAATYRAANVVVATGAFPKPRIPAYASQIASHIHQIHTSQYRNPTSLPDGAILVVGSGQSGCQIAEELYKSGRTVYLCTSKVGRIPRRYRGKDAFWWVNALGMFDQTVNTLTSPSKRFDPNPQLTGKDGGRSLNLHRFASDGVTLLGHLQGADGTTLAIAGDLMENLAVSDKAEAQFKKAVDTYIDQNNLQAVQDQFTPDLLTRYDSEVITELDLDKVGIRTILWAGGYRCDFSWIKYPIFDAFGYPIHQRGITEHPGLYFIGLMWLHKSKSNLFWGVAEDAEYIAEHLVKRTS
- a CDS encoding M23 family metallopeptidase, giving the protein MARRFWFACLLLVFVLPSFTSGAQTPPPGKPFSLPFTTPPGVTTWLLSQPYGNTIGAFNYGRYWYAGGRNLHFGIDFWTPCGTPVVAIGDGEVDQVDNFSFGLDPHNLTIFHRDLGITSVYGHLNAKPDLTRGQAVRKGQVIAYSGDPDSTCVSRPHLHLEVRSGNYQIAHNPVNYIEADWVALSNLGYQGFGGFTQDLLFPRRWQTFLDQPDVDFNETPLNEYRYPNPPLTRVAPSPYTPPAFNAKPFSESPAIFRQVTQGGCCAHARWTADSSAITFYDGVDGQLANLIAVNVTGDTTPRPIKDGRYRQTSPDGTLELVYITERTSMIRLADKQETPLATGGAIPAFSPSGSRLLWQRFPADNIPGGIPPLTEVWISRSDGEGRTLLRTQNGGSVAWLDDERLLVIEPIERTNRRTLNVFTLATKKMEAIITIRDLRSVQIAPGGAVLLFYAPFQDDANASGVYGIAARGGAPAVKLPFIGSYRWRDSETVLFLPYEGENQGVLMAFSVTTGIVRALTNPAVKRIRVLNDQWTVSPDGGRVVYWNADDSALWVITLP
- a CDS encoding aquaporin gives rise to the protein MRNTLIGQGIAEFIGTFMLIFVGAGAVTVFSRGGIDAALVVAALAHGLILIAIIATFGSISGAAVNPAITFGLLLGGKINGLKALVFWAAQFAGGILGAFVITLAIPDIARVNGVQQIGQTVPTANITTLQILLIEGLLTFFLTSTVYQTAIYGRGPVPAGVAIGFTLAACILLGGAITGASLNPARTLGPGLISGDMNQIGIYLAAQFIGGAVAGVLHGYIFGFSSGK
- a CDS encoding pilus assembly protein, coding for MLYLPREEGQGLVEYALILVLVAIVVIIILALLGPAIANVFSNIVRAL
- a CDS encoding type III pantothenate kinase, whose product is MPLPSTLLAIDIGNTNVTMGLWQDGTWRHDWRVRTVHNKMPDEYAALVRSFLRDSDLTFADIRRVVIASVVPPLTLAFTELSERYMHLEPLVVTVKIPLGIGVDVDSPEQVGADRLVNAAAAHILYGGSVIVIDFGTATTFDVLTEGRYIGGSIAPGIGIALDALVGKTSQLYKVTLEPPPSAIGRNTTHAIQSGLFLGYVDMIDGLTRRIRAAFPAGAGAKVVATGGLAALVSKYSTMIEIVAPQLTLDGLRIIAELNES
- a CDS encoding type II toxin-antitoxin system death-on-curing family toxin, giving the protein MRYLTLSEAIYINGRVLANPQIMSGKQGVRDVILLDAAVMRPASSAFGADAYPTLREKVAALFHSIVRNHPFADGNKRTATVVSIFMFAVNGERIVWNQVEALPYILAAAQHQREIADLAAWFPLTPCPPAGEPDAEADMRHIDQICLEQEWLLNELRDR
- a CDS encoding type II toxin-antitoxin system death-on-curing family toxin — protein: MNSEIAETIRYLSAAEVVAINEAVTGGAGLRDLRLFDSALRRPALVLFGEVQFPTLIDKAAAYMESFAYHHLFFDGNKRTAVQAVALFLRHNGRTFHYEAGRDQPFVLEIAQGWHDKAAIAAWLAQRVD